TTTTCCAGCCGGACACCCAAACCGATGAGAATAGATTTGGCGGTTTTGCCCGCCGCCAGTTTGAAGATGTTATATTGCTTGACTGCTAGGTGCTCCGATTCCCGCATTTCCAGCCTTTCGAACAGCTCGTCAAGGGGGCTTTGATAGGATTCGTCATCCTCATGGACCTCGGCGGCGGCGATCATCTCCATGACCATCGGAAAATTCTGCTCTTCCTTAGGCGCTTCATAAAGAAGATAGAGGATTAATGCCTCCAGTAAAGCGGTTTCAGCGCGTTCCCAAAAGGGGTCGTTGGTGTTGGAACCTTTGGGCGTAGTGTTGCGGATCAGGTTGGTGACGAGCTTTAACACGTCTTTGTCGTCCTTGAGGTAAGCGAAGGGATTGTAGCAATGGGACAGGTGCATGTTAATTAAATCCAGAACCTTGATGTCATAACCTTTTGCTTTTAACAGGTTTCCCGTGTCCCGCAGAATTTCCCCTTTGGGGTCGAGAACGATAAAAGAGGTGTTAGCCTGCATGACGTTGGGTTTGGCGTAAAACCTTGTCTTTCCGGAGCCAGAGCCGCCCACCACCATGACATTCAAATTCCGTTTGTGCTTATGGCCGTCCAGGCCGATACGAACGTTTTGCGTCAGGATTTTGTTTTTTTGAGGCTCTTTGTCCCGATATTTCTTGCAGACAGTCGCCGCGCCTCCCCAGCTCGCGCTGCCGTGCTCCTCTCGTCTACGGTAATTGTGCTTGGTGGAGAGGTAAATCCCTGTGCCCATGCCGTAGGCGGCAACAAAGAGCAGGATGCACTTGAGCGAATCGTTTACCCACCGAATATCAAAAGGATTGTTTATCGCTACCGTGAGATTGGCAAGGATTTCAGGAAGTCCCCCGGAAAGGGAAGGGGCGGTCAGCAAGGCCGCCCATACCACAGGGATTAAAAAAACCGCAAAGAGTATCAGGTTGCTCCTTGCGATTTCAGCGCGCTTCATCGTGACTCCTGCGCTTCTGCTTTTTGGTCGGGGCGTCGATGGTTTTGAGAAGCAGCTCGTCTACGGCATCGGTGGGGCGTTGTTCTTCAATCAGGCCGTTTCTGAGTTCGTTCAAGGCGTTTACCATAACGCCGTATTCGTAGTCGTCCAGGGTAAGCACCCTTTCTTCTTCCTTCATAGGCAATTCCTCCTAACGTTCCCGTTCCGGTCTCTTTTCCTGCCGCTGCTGTGCAAGCATCCGGTTCATCCTGCCGGAAATTTCACCGGCAGTTTCTCGAATGGTTGAAAGCTCGGCACGAATCTCCTGTGGATTCATGCTTTCCAGCATTTCCGGAGCGTGGTCGAAACGGTAGCCGCTTGTATCCCCACCGTATTGCTTGCATAGCATATATGACGCGCAGTAGGCATGGAAGCCATTCTCGGAACGGCTATAATCCCCATCGCTTTTGTCCATTTCGGCATGGGCCAGTTCCTGGGATAGGGCGCGGAAAATATTTTCCGCGTCCATGCCGCGCCGGATTTGAATTTCCCGCGTGTCCGGCTGATACAGCGCGTTTGTGCCTTCCGGCAGCGTATCACTGATACGAATAGGAACAGGGGCGTGATCCATCAGCGCCTTGATACGGGTGCGGTCGTCGGGATAGGCCGAAGTCTCGTGTTTTAGGGCTTTCCCGGTCTGGGAAATGTCGAACATCTTTTTGGGGTTATAGCTAATGCCGCTGGTGCCGTCGTCACGCTGGTATTCCTCACCCGGTTCCAGGATGTAAAAACCGCTTTCCTTTTTGCGGATATAGATGCCTTGCTCTTTCCAAGTATCGAAATCCGCAATACGGGTAGCATTCGGTTTTTGGGCAAGGATTAAGAGGGCGTTGGAAACGCTGTAACGGTCAAAGCGGCTTTGTACATCCAGATAGCTTTGAAACTTGCTGCTTTCCCGCGCCACTGCTTCCGCTGTGTC
This genomic stretch from Dehalobacter restrictus DSM 9455 harbors:
- a CDS encoding VirD4-like conjugal transfer protein, CD1115 family is translated as MKRAEIARSNLILFAVFLIPVVWAALLTAPSLSGGLPEILANLTVAINNPFDIRWVNDSLKCILLFVAAYGMGTGIYLSTKHNYRRREEHGSASWGGAATVCKKYRDKEPQKNKILTQNVRIGLDGHKHKRNLNVMVVGGSGSGKTRFYAKPNVMQANTSFIVLDPKGEILRDTGNLLKAKGYDIKVLDLINMHLSHCYNPFAYLKDDKDVLKLVTNLIRNTTPKGSNTNDPFWERAETALLEALILYLLYEAPKEEQNFPMVMEMIAAAEVHEDDESYQSPLDELFERLEMRESEHLAVKQYNIFKLAAGKTAKSILIGLGVRLEKFNLSTLSGITTVDEMELSSVGEKKTALFAVIPDNDSSFNFIVGMLYTQLFQSLMYLADYKYGGRLPVHVHFVMDEFANVALPDEFDKLLSTIRSREISVSIILQNLAQLKALFKDTWESIVGNCDEFLYLGGNEQSTHKYVSELLGKETIDMNTYGQSKGRNGSYSVNYQLSGRELLTPDEVRMLDNRYALLFIRGERAIMDDKYDILKHSNLKLTVDGSGQPFRHGGTETALDWKAVVLNENSDYELLSEEELETQMQS
- a CDS encoding ArdC-like ssDNA-binding domain-containing protein yields the protein MSSFDDLFRQEKEAPAPRNDRPFDKETWKQQKQEQREMVYSLIDDTAEAVARESSKFQSYLDVQSRFDRYSVSNALLILAQKPNATRIADFDTWKEQGIYIRKKESGFYILEPGEEYQRDDGTSGISYNPKKMFDISQTGKALKHETSAYPDDRTRIKALMDHAPVPIRISDTLPEGTNALYQPDTREIQIRRGMDAENIFRALSQELAHAEMDKSDGDYSRSENGFHAYCASYMLCKQYGGDTSGYRFDHAPEMLESMNPQEIRAELSTIRETAGEISGRMNRMLAQQRQEKRPERER